A DNA window from Brassica napus cultivar Da-Ae chromosome C1, Da-Ae, whole genome shotgun sequence contains the following coding sequences:
- the LOC111201982 gene encoding uncharacterized protein LOC111201982, giving the protein MKKKFWLVALFLVLSLVISSYAASTQLYQFRKLLQRGPASPSKSGSAPHGF; this is encoded by the exons atgaagaaaaaatttTGGTTGGTTGCTTTGTTTTTGGTTCTCTCTTTGGTAATTTCATCTTATGCAGCTTCAACTCAACTATACCAATTCCGGAAACTTT TGCAAAGAGGACCAGCATCACCTAGTAAATCAGGATCCGCCCCCCATGGTTTTTAG
- the LOC106375061 gene encoding methyltransferase N6AMT1, translating to MSEMTSRTADIMRVSSHREVYEPCDDSFALVDALLADQTNLINHNPKLCMEIGCGSGYVITSLILLLKEKLPNVHYLATDTNPIAARVTNETLQAHGVSAEVVCTDIASCLEERLAGLVDVMVVNPPYVPTPEYEVGMEGIASAWAGGENGRSVIDRVLPVVDRLLSEKGWFYLVTLTSNYPSEICLVMRKRGYASRIVVQRSTEEENLIILKFWRDKDEEGVDKETSSESFMKQFSRSLSSFMEKQWR from the coding sequence ATGTCCGAGATGACATCAAGAACCGCTGACATCATGCGCGTAAGCTCGCATCGCGAAGTCTACGAGCCCTGTGACGATTCATTTGCTCTAGTCGACGCATTACTCGCTGACCAAACCAACCTTATAAACCACAACCCTAAGCTTTGTATGGAGATTGGCTGCGGAAGCGGATACGTCATCACTTCACTCATCCTTCTCCTCAAAGAGAAGCTTCCCAATGTTCATTACCTAGCCACCGACACAAACCCGATCGCTGCAAGAGTGACAAACGAGACTTTACAAGCTCATGGTGTCTCTGCTGAGGTTGTCTGCACGGACATAGCTTCTTGCTTAGAGGAGAGACTCGCTGGGTTGGTAGATGTGATGGTGGTGAACCCTCCTTACGTTCCGACGCCTGAGTATGAAGTTGGTATGGAAGGTATAGCCTCTGCTTGGGCTGGAGGGGAGAATGGGAGGAGTGTTATCGATAGAGTCTTGCCTGTTGTTGATCGTTTGCTTTCTGAGAAGGGGTGGTTTTATTTGGTGACTTTGACTTCGAATTACCCGTCGGAGATTTGTTTGGTGATGAGGAAGAGAGGTTATGCGTCGAGGATCGTGGTGCAGAGGTCGACTGAAGAGGAGAATCTTATTATACTTAAGTTCTGGAGAGATAAAGATGAGGAGGGTGTGGATAAGGAGACGTCATCAGAATCGTTTATGAAGCAGTTTTCGAGGTCTTTGTCATCTTTTATGGAGAAACAATGGAGGTGA